In Chroicocephalus ridibundus chromosome 12, bChrRid1.1, whole genome shotgun sequence, a single genomic region encodes these proteins:
- the RBM12 gene encoding RNA-binding protein 12, with translation MAVVIRLQGLPIVAGTMDIRHFFSGLTIPDGGVHIVGGELGEAFIVFATDEDARLGMMRTGGTIKGSKVTLLLSSKTEMQNMIELSRRRFETANLDMPPANASRSGPPPSSGMSGRVNLPTTVPNFNNPSPSVVTASTTVHESNKNISTFSTASMGTAPPNLGSTFGSPTFSSTIPSTASPMNTVPPPPIPPIPAMPSLPPMPSIPPIPVPPPVPTLPPVPPVPPIPPVPPVPPMTPMPPISGMPPMNPPPVAPLPTGMNGSGAAVNMNSGLNPLFIGPMNPVNPIQMNSQSSVKPIPINPDDLYVSVHGMPFSATESDVKDFFLGLRVDAIHMLKDHVGRNNGNGLVKFFSPQDTFEALKRNRMLMIQRYVEVSPATERQWVAAGGHITFKQTMGPSGQSHAPPPQAHPRSKSPSGQKRSRSRSPHEQGFCVYLKGLPFESENKHVIDFFKKLDIVEDSIYIAYGPNGKAIGEGFVEFRNEADYKAALCHHKQYIGNRFIQVHPITKKAMLEKIDMIRKRLQNFNYDQREILMNAEGEPGLPKLCAHISNIPYNITKMEILQFLEGLAVEENSVQILVDNNGQGLGQALVQFKAEDDARKAERLHRKKLNGRDVVLRLITVEEMRDIERNPPSQGKKILKIPIQGNATVPGAQGAGGDEHAFLGNAKDANNGPPFNFPGNFSGSGTFGPPLPPPGIGGFPDSRPGIPTVATSGLPGAGIEVPGFAGGPGNLSGPAGFAGGPQAFGNGPGNLSGPPAFGAGPPGIASGLGHLSGPPGFGPGPGNIHISGPPGFGTGSGKPGPTVIKVQNMPFTVSVDEILDFFYGYQVIPGSVCLKYNEKGMPTGEAMVAFESRDEAMAAVVDLNDRPIGSRKVKLVLG, from the coding sequence ATGGCTGTGGTCATCCGCTTGCAAGGTCTCCCGATTGTGGCGGGGACCATGGACATTCGCCACTTCTTCTCTGGATTGACCATTCCTGATGGGGGCGTGCATATTGTAGGGGGTGAACTGGGTGAGGCTTTCATCGTTTTTGCCACTGATGAAGATGCAAGGCTTGGTATGATGCGCACAGGTGGTACAATTAAAGGGTCGAAAGTAACACTACTGCTGAGCagtaaaactgaaatgcagaacaTGATAGAACTCAGTCGTAGGCGTTTTGAAACTGCCAATCTAGATATGCCACCCGCAAATGCTAGCAGGTCAGGACCACCACCTAGTTCTGGAATGAGTGGAAGGGTTAACTTACCTACTACTGTACCTAACTTTAATAATCCATCTCCTAGTGTAGTAACTGCTTCTACTACTGTGcatgaaagcaataaaaacatATCCACATTTTCTACTGCCAGTATGGGGACTGCACCTCCAAATCTTGGGAGTACCTTTGGTAGCCCAACATTTAGTTCAACTATACCTAGCACAGCATCCCCAATGAACACAGTAcctcctccaccaatccctcctATCCCAGCTATGCCATCTTTGCCACCAATGCCTTCTATTCCCCCGATACCTGTTCCACCTCCTGTACCCACACTGCCTCCTGTTCCTCCGGTTCCTCCGAtaccccctgtgccccccgtaCCTCCAATGACGCCTATGCCTCCCATATCAGGAATGCCTCCTATGAATCCTCCACCCGTAGCACCTTTACCCACTGGAATGAATGGGTCTGGAGCAGCAGTGAATATGAATAGCGGCTTGAATCCATTGTTTATTGGTCCCATGAATCCTGTAAATCCTATCCAGATGAACTCTCAAAGTAGTGTTAAGCCAATTCCAATCAATCCAGATGATTTGTATGTCAGCGTTCATGGAATGCCCTTTTCTGCAACAGAATCTGATGTGAAAGATTTTTTCCTTGGGCTCCGTGTGGATGCAATCCATATGCTGAAGGATCATGTAGGTCGAAATAATGGAAATGGACTAGTTaagtttttttctcctcaagatACATTTGAAGCACTGAAGCGAAACAGAATGCTGATGATTCAGCGCTATGTTGAAGTTAGTCCTGCAACAGAGAGACAGTGGGTGGCTGCTGGAGGCCACATAACTTTCAAGCAAACCATGGGTCCCTCGGGGCAGTCACAtgctcctcctccccaggctcaTCCTAGGTCCAAATCTCCTAGTGGACAGAAAAGGTCACGATCGAGATCTCCCCATGAGCAGGGTTTCTGTGTTTATTTGAAAGGTCTTCCCTTTGAATCAGAGAACAAACATgtgatagatttttttaaaaagctggatATAGTTGAAGACAGCATTTATATAGCTTATGGACCTAACGGGAAGGCAATTGGAGAGGGGTTTGTCGAGTTCAGGAATGAAGCTGATTACAaagcagctttgtgtcatcataAGCAGTACATAGGGAATCGCTTTATTCAAGTTCATCCAATTACTAAAAAGGCAATGTTAGAAAAGATAGATATGATTCGTAAAAGATTGCAGAACTTCAACTATGACCAGAGAGAAATCCTCATGAATGCTGAGGGAGAACCAGGCTTGCCAAAATTGTGTGCACATATATCTAATATTCCATATAATATAACAAAAATGGAAATCCTTCAGTTTCTAGAGGGACTGGCAGTAGAAGAAAACTCTGTACAAATACTTGTTGATAATAACGGGCAGGGTTTAGGGCAAGCACTGGTTCAGTTTAAAGCTGAAGATGATGCTCGTAAGGCAGAGCGTTTGCACCGTAAAAAACTGAATGGAAGAGATGTTGTTTTGCGTTTGATAACTGTAGAAGAAATGAGAGATATTGAAAGAAACCCACCATCTCAagggaaaaagatattaaaaataccGATACAAGGAAATGCGACTGTGCCAGGAGCACAGGGCGCTGGTGGGGATGAGCATGCCTTCTTGGGAAATGCTAAAGATGCAAACAATGGTCCTCCATTTAACTTCCCTGGTAACTTCAGCGGGTCTGGCACATTTGGTCCTCCTCTACCACCACCTGGAATAGGTGGCTTTCCTGATTCTAGACCAGGAATACCTACAGTTGCAACTAGTGGTTTACCTGGTGCAGGTATTGAGGTCCCAGGTTTTGCAGGTGGTCCTGGTAATTTGAGTGGACCGGCAGGTTTTGCAGGGGGTCCTCAGGCTTTTGGTAATGGTCCTGGCAACTTAAGTGGGCCTCCTGCCTTTGGTGCTGGTCCTCCAGGAATTGCTAGTGGTCTCGGACATTTAAGTGGACCTCCGGGGTTTGGACCCGGACCAGGTAATATACATATTAGTGGACCCCCAGGTTTTGGAACAGGGTCTGGGAAGCCGGGACCAACTGTCATTAAAGTGCAGAATATGCCCTTCACTGTTTCGGTGGATGaaattttggatttcttttatgGTTACCAAGTGATCCCTGGTTCAGTGTGCTTAAAATACAATGAGAAAGGCATGCCCACTGGAGAAGCAATGGTTGCATTCGAGTCTCGTGATGAAGCTATGGCAGCTGTTGTTGATTTAAATGACAGGCCTATAGGCTCCAGAAAAGTAAAACTTGTTTTAGGGTAG